The following coding sequences are from one Burkholderia stabilis window:
- a CDS encoding response regulator, whose translation MSAPDTARPAARLLLVDDHPLVRDGLRMRLEAADLSVVGEAGNADEALALAASLEPDLALMDVGMNGMNGITLAGVFHERFPGIRVLMLSMHDNIEYVTQAVRAGASGYLLKDSPASEIVRAIGAVLAGQTFFSEGLAARMIHASATASPLDRLTPRERDILDALAEGLSSKQIAQQTALSVRTVETHRLNLKRKLEIEGQAELIKFAVEHRRR comes from the coding sequence ATGAGCGCCCCCGACACCGCCCGGCCCGCCGCCCGACTGCTGCTCGTCGACGATCACCCGCTCGTGCGCGACGGCCTGCGGATGCGGCTCGAAGCGGCCGATCTGTCCGTGGTCGGCGAGGCCGGCAACGCCGACGAAGCGCTCGCGCTCGCCGCGTCGCTCGAACCCGATCTCGCGCTGATGGACGTCGGCATGAACGGGATGAACGGCATCACGCTCGCCGGTGTATTCCACGAGCGCTTTCCGGGCATCCGCGTGCTGATGCTGTCGATGCACGACAACATCGAATACGTGACGCAGGCCGTGCGCGCCGGCGCGAGCGGCTACCTGCTGAAGGATTCGCCCGCGAGCGAGATCGTCCGCGCGATCGGCGCGGTGCTGGCCGGCCAGACGTTCTTCAGCGAAGGGCTCGCCGCGCGGATGATCCACGCGAGCGCGACCGCGTCGCCGCTCGATCGCCTGACGCCGCGCGAACGCGACATCCTCGACGCGCTGGCCGAAGGACTGTCGAGCAAGCAGATCGCGCAGCAGACGGCGCTGTCGGTGCGCACGGTGGAGACGCACCGGCTCAACCTGAAACGCAAGCTCGAGATCGAAGGACAGGCCGAACTGATCAAGTTCGCGGTCGAGCATCGGCGGCGGTAG
- a CDS encoding MFS transporter — protein MDRYRRAALVLAACLGTFLATLDISIVNVALPTLQTALDTDIGGLQWVVNAYALALSAFMLSAGPLGDRYGHKRVWLASVILFTAGSLVCAGAGSLGPLLAGRAIQGLAGALLIPGAMPILTHAFPDARERARVIGGWSAFSALALILGPLLGGLLVEHGGWQNIFLVNVPIGVAAVLLGAWGIPERRHPQHAAFDPLGQALSVVWLGLLTYGLIGIGEGGALHAKVLAPLAGAAVAFAMFVRVEMRVERPLLPVWLFGDRRLVRANLASFVLGFSGYSSLFFLSLFLQQAQGLAPAAAGWQLMPQFVMMAITSMLFGRIAARVPLHTLMIAGYGLIGAMLAVMAGFGAGTPYVAVGLALAVLGVGTGLAVPATGMSVMELAPAERAGMASATMNALRQTGMSMGIAVLGSMMSVGAVYRMTGALQAAGSVDAAALARQAVMEHVFAAGRPEMLGAYRDAMAHGFSIATGCSGILSVSVAVMLMVRREKGKRPASAAMSCVTSSRPE, from the coding sequence ATGGATCGCTACCGCCGCGCCGCACTCGTCCTGGCCGCCTGTCTCGGCACCTTTCTCGCCACGCTCGACATCAGCATCGTCAACGTCGCATTGCCGACGCTGCAGACGGCGCTCGATACCGACATCGGCGGCCTGCAGTGGGTCGTCAACGCGTATGCACTCGCGTTGTCCGCGTTCATGCTGTCGGCCGGGCCGCTCGGCGATCGTTACGGCCACAAGCGCGTGTGGCTCGCCAGCGTGATCCTGTTCACGGCCGGCTCGCTGGTCTGCGCGGGTGCGGGCAGCCTCGGGCCGCTGCTGGCCGGGCGCGCGATCCAGGGGCTCGCCGGCGCGCTGCTGATTCCCGGCGCGATGCCGATCCTCACGCATGCGTTTCCCGATGCGCGCGAACGCGCTCGCGTAATTGGCGGATGGTCCGCGTTCAGCGCGCTTGCGCTGATCCTCGGGCCGCTGCTGGGTGGCCTGCTCGTCGAGCATGGCGGATGGCAGAACATCTTCCTCGTCAACGTGCCGATCGGCGTCGCGGCCGTGTTGCTCGGCGCATGGGGCATTCCGGAGCGCCGGCATCCGCAGCATGCGGCGTTCGATCCGCTCGGACAGGCGCTGAGCGTGGTCTGGCTCGGGTTGCTCACGTACGGGCTGATCGGCATCGGCGAAGGCGGCGCGTTGCATGCGAAGGTGCTTGCGCCGCTGGCGGGCGCCGCGGTGGCGTTCGCCATGTTCGTGCGCGTCGAAATGCGCGTCGAGCGGCCGCTGCTGCCGGTCTGGCTGTTTGGCGACCGGCGGCTGGTGCGCGCCAATCTCGCGTCGTTCGTGCTCGGTTTTTCGGGGTACAGCAGCCTGTTTTTCCTGTCGCTGTTCTTGCAGCAGGCGCAGGGTCTCGCACCGGCCGCGGCTGGCTGGCAACTGATGCCGCAGTTCGTGATGATGGCGATCACGTCGATGCTGTTCGGGCGCATCGCGGCGCGCGTTCCGTTGCACACGCTGATGATCGCCGGATACGGCCTGATCGGCGCGATGCTCGCGGTCATGGCCGGCTTCGGCGCGGGAACGCCTTACGTGGCGGTCGGCCTCGCGTTGGCCGTGCTCGGAGTCGGCACGGGGCTCGCGGTGCCTGCGACCGGCATGAGCGTGATGGAGCTCGCGCCGGCCGAACGCGCGGGCATGGCGTCGGCGACGATGAACGCGCTGCGCCAGACCGGGATGAGCATGGGCATCGCCGTGCTCGGCAGCATGATGAGCGTCGGCGCCGTGTATCGGATGACGGGCGCGCTGCAGGCGGCCGGCAGCGTCGATGCGGCGGCGCTTGCGCGCCAGGCCGTGATGGAGCATGTATTCGCGGCGGGCCGGCCGGAGATGCTCGGTGCGTATCGGGATGCGATGGCGCACGGGTTTTCGATCGCGACGGGATGCTCCGGAATCCTGAGCGTGTCGGTTGCGGTGATGTTGATGGTGCGGCGTGAAAAGGGGAAGCGCCCGGCGAGCGCAGCAATGTCGTGCGTGACGTCTTCGCGGCCGGAGTGA
- a CDS encoding TetR/AcrR family transcriptional regulator — protein MTDRIRTRTVKDDAPAARLPRTKPAEVRLEELMAAAEALFLEQGFEATTISEIVERAQVAKGTFYHYFESKAEMLDALAQRYTSSFLDRLQQAVDACDAHDWLGRLRAWIRTNIETYAATYRTHDIVYANHHHHDRGNADKNAILVQLGAILDGGMQAGTWRIAHPQVTALLIYAGVHGATDHIIAAPETDRAAFVDAVVADCLRMLGVGE, from the coding sequence ATGACGGACAGGATCAGGACGAGGACAGTGAAAGACGATGCGCCGGCAGCCAGGCTGCCGCGCACGAAGCCGGCGGAAGTCCGCCTCGAGGAACTGATGGCGGCGGCCGAAGCGCTGTTCCTCGAACAAGGCTTCGAAGCGACGACCATCAGCGAGATCGTCGAGCGCGCGCAGGTCGCAAAGGGCACGTTCTATCACTATTTCGAATCGAAGGCCGAGATGCTCGATGCGCTCGCGCAGCGCTATACGTCGTCGTTCCTGGACCGGCTTCAGCAGGCCGTGGATGCATGCGATGCCCACGACTGGCTCGGCCGCCTGCGCGCGTGGATCCGCACGAACATCGAGACCTACGCGGCAACCTATCGCACGCACGACATCGTCTACGCGAACCATCATCACCACGATCGCGGGAATGCCGACAAGAACGCGATCCTCGTGCAGCTCGGCGCCATTCTCGACGGCGGCATGCAGGCCGGCACCTGGCGCATCGCGCACCCGCAGGTCACCGCATTGCTGATCTATGCGGGCGTGCACGGCGCGACCGATCACATCATCGCGGCGCCGGAGACGGATCGCGCCGCGTTCGTCGACGCCGTCGTCGCCGATTGCCTGCGGATGCTCGGCGTCGGCGAATGA
- a CDS encoding MlaC/ttg2D family ABC transporter substrate-binding protein, translating into MKRHLFAFVAAAAVSVSAFAQSAPVDIVRNAVEGTVTAMKADPAARGGDMAKVTQVVEQRFLPATNFERTTRIAVGDAWKQATPQQQQELYKQFKLLMTRTYAASLAQLGSQDAKFSFKAGGASGADALVQSTVTTPGDSQSVGYRLGKVGNDWKIYDIDMSGAWLIQVYQGQFKSQLASGGIDGLIAYLQKHNSRTN; encoded by the coding sequence ATGAAACGTCATCTGTTTGCTTTCGTCGCGGCCGCCGCCGTGTCGGTTTCCGCTTTCGCGCAGAGCGCCCCGGTCGACATCGTCCGCAATGCGGTCGAGGGCACCGTCACCGCGATGAAGGCCGATCCGGCCGCGCGCGGCGGCGACATGGCGAAGGTCACGCAGGTGGTCGAGCAGCGCTTCCTGCCGGCGACCAACTTCGAGCGCACGACCCGCATCGCGGTCGGCGATGCATGGAAGCAGGCGACGCCGCAACAGCAGCAGGAGCTGTACAAGCAGTTCAAGCTGCTGATGACGCGCACCTACGCCGCATCGCTCGCGCAGCTCGGCAGCCAGGACGCGAAGTTCTCGTTCAAGGCCGGCGGCGCGTCGGGCGCCGATGCGCTCGTGCAGTCGACGGTGACGACGCCGGGCGACAGCCAGTCGGTCGGCTATCGGCTCGGCAAGGTCGGCAACGACTGGAAGATCTACGACATCGACATGTCGGGCGCGTGGCTGATCCAGGTCTACCAGGGCCAGTTCAAGAGCCAGCTCGCGTCGGGCGGGATCGACGGGTTGATCGCGTATCTGCAGAAGCACAATTCGCGGACGAACTGA
- a CDS encoding MMPL family transporter, with product MVTSLIIRLVAWSVRRPVWVVVLSLVIAAVSGVYVAQHFKINTDISKLVDAEPQWAALGQAVDKAFPQRNGTILAVVEAPAPEFANAAAHALTEALQKQADAGRIGQVAEPGGGPFFEHNGLLFLSPQEVSDTTSQLASARPLVNELAKNPSLTGLATTLATTLGQPLLTGQVKLPAMAKLLARSAATVDDVLAGKPAAFSWRALVDSDAARQPARAFVTVQPVVNYGALKAGAETSQVIRDAARSLDLEKRYGAAVRLTGEQPLADDEFASVEDGAALNGALTLLAVLVILWLALRSKRMIGSVLVTLFVGLVVTAALGLAMVGSLNMISVAFMVLFVGLGVDFSIQYGVKYREERFRDPRIDHALIGAAHSMGMPLALATAAVAASFFSFIPTAYRGVSELGLIAGVGMFVALLTTLTLLPALLRLFAPPGESKTPGFPWLAPVDDFLDRHRKPILIGTLVVVIGALPLLAFLRFDFNPLHLKDPHSESMATLLALKDSPEAAVNDVTLLAPSLADADAAAKRLDALPEVGRTTTLSTFIPADQPAKRAAIAAAASDLLPALTQPAAPPATDAQRVAALKRVSDLLGYAAEDHPGPGAAAAQHLSASLAKLAAADSATRDRAERAFSDTLRIALNQLAALLQPQDITRESLPPQLVRDWIAPDGHALVQISPKVPKGVDPNDDTMLRHFAKSVKAAEPGATGGPISILHSADTIINAFLHAALWSIISITILLWVTLRRFGDVLRTLVPLLVSGVVTLEMCVVLGMPLNFANIIALPLMLGVGVAFKVYFVMAWRAGQTGLLHSSLTHAVLFSAATTATAFGSLWLSHHPGTSSMGKLLALALTCTLIGAVVFQPVLMGKPRVKRAKNQTQGINE from the coding sequence ATGGTGACATCTCTCATCATCCGACTCGTTGCATGGTCGGTGCGCCGCCCCGTCTGGGTCGTCGTCCTGTCGCTCGTCATCGCCGCCGTCAGCGGCGTCTACGTCGCGCAGCATTTCAAGATCAACACCGACATCAGCAAGCTCGTCGATGCGGAACCGCAATGGGCCGCGCTCGGCCAGGCTGTCGACAAGGCGTTCCCGCAACGCAACGGCACGATCCTCGCGGTCGTCGAAGCGCCCGCCCCCGAATTCGCGAATGCCGCCGCGCATGCGCTGACCGAAGCGCTGCAGAAGCAGGCCGACGCCGGCCGCATCGGCCAGGTCGCCGAGCCCGGCGGCGGCCCGTTCTTCGAGCACAACGGGCTGCTGTTCCTGTCGCCGCAGGAAGTCTCCGATACGACGTCGCAGCTTGCGAGCGCGCGCCCGCTCGTCAACGAGCTCGCGAAGAACCCGAGCCTGACCGGGCTCGCCACCACGCTCGCCACCACGCTCGGCCAGCCGCTGCTGACCGGCCAGGTGAAACTGCCCGCGATGGCGAAGCTGCTCGCGCGCAGCGCCGCGACGGTCGACGACGTGCTCGCCGGCAAGCCGGCCGCGTTCTCGTGGCGCGCGCTGGTCGACAGCGATGCCGCGCGGCAGCCCGCGCGCGCGTTCGTCACCGTGCAGCCCGTGGTCAACTACGGCGCGCTGAAGGCCGGCGCGGAAACGAGCCAGGTGATCCGCGACGCGGCCCGCTCGCTCGACCTCGAAAAGCGTTACGGCGCAGCCGTGCGCCTGACCGGCGAACAGCCGCTCGCCGACGACGAATTCGCATCGGTCGAAGATGGCGCGGCGCTGAACGGCGCGCTCACGCTGCTCGCCGTGCTCGTGATCCTGTGGCTCGCGCTGCGCTCGAAGCGGATGATCGGCTCGGTGCTCGTCACGCTGTTCGTCGGCCTCGTCGTGACCGCCGCGCTCGGCCTCGCGATGGTCGGTTCGCTGAACATGATCTCGGTCGCGTTCATGGTGCTGTTCGTCGGTCTCGGCGTCGATTTCTCGATCCAGTACGGCGTGAAGTATCGCGAGGAACGTTTCCGCGACCCGCGCATCGATCACGCGCTGATCGGCGCCGCGCACTCGATGGGCATGCCGCTCGCGCTCGCCACCGCGGCCGTCGCGGCGAGCTTCTTCTCGTTCATCCCCACGGCTTATCGCGGCGTGTCCGAGCTCGGCCTGATCGCGGGCGTCGGGATGTTCGTCGCGCTGCTGACCACGCTCACGCTGCTACCCGCGCTGCTGCGCCTGTTCGCGCCGCCGGGCGAATCGAAGACGCCGGGCTTCCCGTGGCTCGCGCCGGTCGACGATTTCCTCGATCGCCATCGCAAACCGATCCTGATCGGCACGCTCGTGGTCGTGATCGGCGCGCTGCCGCTGCTCGCGTTCCTGCGCTTCGACTTCAATCCGCTGCACCTGAAGGACCCGCACAGCGAATCGATGGCGACGCTGCTTGCGCTGAAGGATTCGCCCGAAGCGGCCGTCAACGACGTCACGCTGCTCGCGCCATCGCTCGCGGATGCCGACGCGGCCGCGAAGCGCCTCGATGCGCTGCCCGAAGTCGGCCGTACGACCACGCTGTCGACCTTCATCCCCGCCGACCAGCCGGCCAAGCGCGCGGCGATCGCCGCGGCCGCGAGCGACCTGCTGCCCGCGCTGACGCAGCCGGCCGCGCCGCCCGCGACCGACGCGCAGCGCGTCGCCGCGCTCAAGCGCGTGTCGGACCTGCTCGGCTACGCAGCCGAAGATCACCCGGGCCCGGGCGCGGCGGCCGCGCAGCATCTGTCCGCATCGCTCGCGAAGCTCGCCGCCGCCGACAGCGCGACGCGCGACCGCGCCGAGCGCGCGTTCTCCGACACGCTGCGCATCGCGCTGAACCAGCTCGCGGCGCTGCTGCAGCCGCAGGACATCACGCGCGAATCGCTGCCGCCGCAACTCGTGCGCGACTGGATCGCGCCGGACGGCCACGCGCTCGTGCAGATTTCGCCGAAGGTGCCGAAGGGCGTCGATCCGAACGACGACACGATGCTGCGCCATTTCGCGAAGTCCGTGAAAGCCGCGGAACCGGGCGCGACCGGCGGCCCGATCTCGATCCTGCATTCGGCCGACACGATCATCAACGCGTTCCTGCATGCGGCACTGTGGTCGATCATCTCGATCACGATCCTGCTGTGGGTCACGCTGCGCCGCTTCGGCGACGTACTGCGCACGCTGGTGCCGCTGCTCGTGTCGGGCGTCGTGACGCTCGAGATGTGCGTCGTGCTCGGCATGCCGCTCAACTTCGCGAACATCATCGCGCTGCCGCTGATGCTCGGCGTCGGCGTCGCGTTCAAGGTGTATTTCGTGATGGCGTGGCGGGCGGGGCAGACGGGCCTGCTGCATTCGAGCCTCACGCACGCGGTGCTGTTCAGCGCCGCGACGACGGCAACGGCATTCGGCAGCCTGTGGCTGTCGCACCACCCGGGCACGTCGAGCATGGGCAAGCTGCTCGCGCTGGCACTCACCTGCACGCTGATCGGCGCCGTGGTGTTCCAGCCCGTCCTGATGGGCAAACCGCGCGTCAAACGCGCCAAGAACCAAACGCAAGGAATCAATGAATAA
- a CDS encoding VacJ family lipoprotein produces the protein MNKVRIMAATVAASAMLTGCATGPNRNPDDPLEPMNRTMYKINDAVDSNIAVPIAKGYQKITPTPVRTAISNFFSNLGDLGNMANNLLQLRITDATQDLMRVTMNSLFGVAGLIDIATPAGLPKHHQDFGLTLARWGMPSGPYLVLPVFGPSTVRDGVGRAVDVRFNLLNYIEPAARNPMYIAQFISARSDLLGATDLLKQAALDPYSFVRDAYLQQRKSLTYRSQSSSAALPTYNEPGEPGAAPAATPAVPGLPNYEDPGESGGASGATPNNAPAAPGLPQYDDPGADNAMPASAPAAAPVAASASSTPATPAAPASAPAAQ, from the coding sequence ATGAATAAGGTGCGAATCATGGCGGCGACCGTCGCCGCCAGCGCGATGCTGACCGGCTGCGCGACGGGACCGAACCGCAATCCCGACGACCCGCTCGAGCCGATGAACCGGACGATGTACAAGATCAACGACGCCGTCGATTCGAACATCGCCGTGCCGATCGCGAAGGGTTACCAGAAGATCACGCCGACACCGGTACGCACCGCGATCAGCAACTTCTTCTCGAACCTCGGCGATCTCGGCAACATGGCGAACAACCTGCTGCAGTTGCGCATCACCGATGCGACGCAGGATCTGATGCGCGTGACGATGAACTCGCTGTTCGGCGTCGCCGGCCTGATCGACATCGCGACGCCGGCCGGGCTGCCGAAGCATCACCAGGATTTCGGGCTGACGCTCGCGCGCTGGGGCATGCCGTCCGGCCCGTACCTCGTGCTGCCGGTGTTCGGGCCGAGCACGGTCCGCGACGGCGTCGGCCGCGCGGTGGACGTGCGCTTCAACCTGCTCAACTACATCGAGCCGGCCGCGCGCAACCCGATGTACATCGCGCAGTTCATCAGCGCGCGTTCGGACCTGCTCGGCGCGACCGACCTGCTGAAGCAGGCCGCGCTCGATCCGTATTCGTTCGTGCGCGACGCGTACCTGCAGCAGCGCAAGTCGCTGACGTATCGCAGCCAGTCGTCGTCGGCCGCGCTGCCGACCTACAACGAGCCGGGTGAACCGGGCGCCGCGCCGGCCGCGACGCCGGCCGTGCCGGGGCTGCCGAACTACGAGGATCCGGGCGAGTCGGGCGGCGCATCGGGCGCCACGCCGAACAACGCGCCGGCCGCGCCGGGGTTGCCGCAGTACGACGATCCGGGTGCGGACAATGCGATGCCCGCGAGTGCGCCAGCTGCCGCGCCGGTGGCGGCATCGGCCAGCTCGACGCCGGCCACGCCGGCCGCACCTGCGAGCGCGCCGGCCGCGCAGTAA